Proteins from a genomic interval of Chroococcidiopsis thermalis PCC 7203:
- a CDS encoding IS4 family transposase: protein MTITTVPNRVKILKDKFTQSLGLPFQELLPESEIQRIIEELQIKYRRRLFDPFVTLWAFLSQVLDVDKSCHNAVSRIIAYLVNEKVELPSTDTSAYCQARSRLPEELLQKLFGKVAQDLSEKVTTEYLWCGRHVKVIDGSTVSMPDTVENQKAYPQSKSQKPGCGFPIAKIGVMFSLVTGAALAIAINVLHTHDLQLARQLYQFLNPLDVLLGDRAFCAYADLVSIKNLECDVVFRKHQSRKTSMQRGRITGESDKLVIWYKPRKCPQGLSENAFAALPSTLVVREIYYYIIIPGFRTQQISLITTLLDAKIYPTLELVRLYGLRWDVEVNLKHLKSTLGMDVLRCKTPPMIRKELYVYLLAYNLLRTLMWQASTTYGVPPVRLSLQGTRQHLNHFIPQMLAISGVKRHHIYQTLLKVIVHKSVPTRPGRAEPRVRKRRPKAYPLMKNPRHELRRQLQTA from the coding sequence ATGACTATTACTACTGTGCCAAATCGAGTGAAAATTCTCAAGGATAAATTCACGCAAAGCTTGGGACTACCATTCCAAGAACTGTTACCAGAGTCGGAAATCCAGAGAATCATTGAGGAGCTACAAATTAAATATCGTCGTCGATTATTCGACCCATTTGTAACTTTGTGGGCATTTCTCTCTCAAGTTTTGGATGTTGATAAAAGTTGCCATAACGCTGTGAGCAGAATAATTGCTTATTTGGTCAATGAAAAAGTAGAACTTCCTTCAACTGATACAAGTGCTTACTGTCAAGCACGTTCGAGATTACCGGAAGAATTATTGCAGAAACTGTTCGGGAAAGTGGCACAAGATTTATCAGAGAAAGTGACAACAGAATATTTGTGGTGTGGTCGTCATGTGAAAGTAATAGACGGTTCCACCGTCTCAATGCCTGACACTGTAGAGAACCAAAAAGCTTATCCTCAATCAAAAAGTCAAAAGCCTGGATGTGGGTTCCCCATTGCTAAAATTGGTGTGATGTTTAGTCTAGTTACAGGTGCTGCTCTAGCAATAGCTATCAATGTTTTACACACTCACGATCTCCAATTAGCTAGGCAGTTGTACCAATTTCTCAATCCCTTAGATGTACTTTTAGGGGATAGGGCTTTTTGTGCTTATGCCGATTTGGTTTCGATTAAAAATCTTGAATGTGATGTAGTTTTTCGGAAGCATCAGTCCCGAAAAACATCCATGCAAAGAGGAAGAATTACTGGAGAAAGCGATAAGTTGGTGATTTGGTACAAACCCCGAAAATGCCCACAAGGATTAAGTGAGAATGCATTCGCTGCTCTTCCTTCAACTCTGGTTGTCCGAGAGATTTATTACTACATTATTATCCCTGGTTTTCGGACTCAACAAATTAGTTTAATCACAACTTTATTGGATGCAAAAATTTATCCTACTTTGGAACTTGTGCGGCTTTATGGCTTGAGATGGGATGTTGAAGTAAATTTAAAACATCTCAAGTCTACTTTAGGCATGGACGTTCTACGCTGTAAAACTCCTCCAATGATCCGCAAAGAGCTTTATGTCTATTTACTTGCTTACAATCTGCTACGTACTTTAATGTGGCAAGCTAGTACAACTTACGGTGTACCACCAGTACGCTTATCATTACAAGGAACTCGTCAACACTTGAATCATTTTATCCCACAAATGTTAGCTATCTCTGGGGTAAAACGCCATCACATCTATCAAACTTTACTCAAGGTTATTGTTCACAAATCAGTTCCCACTCGCCCTGGTCGGGCTGAACCCAGAGTGAGAAAGCGTCGTCCCAAAGCTTATCCCTTGATGAAAAATCCCAGACATGAGTTACGCAGACAATTGCAAACTGCTTGA
- a CDS encoding sensor histidine kinase: MKLRWRLTLSTLTLIAPLLLFLFTHDLYNLRSFLIERESLRLRAQAKPVIDTELLNRSFDDDKLRAIADRLATDLSSIETGASIVDRYGREIGRHNSTIGEPAAPQLPKDWYASALAGELKQDHIIKDRNGSDILVALVPIPPRQTPLGVAVLSTSLESSYQLVRQHVLSTVVACLILLTIAVIAIFLMVRSNLRPLEYMAVVAYRIAQGDLSQRSNLKPGMNEIGQLARSFDEMVDRLQSALAVKTQSEDRLRQFLADVSHELRTPLTVIGGYADLLLRGVVTTPEENTRLLRAMRREINRTERLVRDLLLLVRSDRAATFEMQAVNLSELCTEIAAQFSLMMGQRVFQSYIPKKVVVLGDPDRIEQVLSNILDNAIRHTPEQTRIDLRLKVIGNSAWIEIADTGRGIPSDLLEHIFERFHCGQQQGTGLGLAITRAIVEAHGGTIMAFNQPRGGACFIVELPLYSEE; this comes from the coding sequence ATGAAACTGCGCTGGCGCTTAACGCTCAGCACTCTGACGTTGATTGCGCCTTTACTGCTGTTTTTATTTACCCACGATCTCTACAACCTGCGTAGCTTTTTGATCGAGCGTGAAAGTCTACGCCTACGAGCGCAGGCAAAGCCAGTTATTGATACCGAACTACTAAATCGGTCATTTGATGATGACAAACTCCGAGCGATCGCCGATCGACTTGCTACAGACCTCAGCTCAATTGAAACAGGAGCGTCAATTGTCGATCGCTACGGTCGAGAGATCGGTCGCCACAACAGCACGATTGGCGAACCAGCTGCGCCTCAGTTACCGAAAGATTGGTATGCATCAGCTTTGGCAGGCGAGCTAAAGCAAGACCACATTATAAAAGATAGAAATGGCAGCGATATCTTGGTGGCGCTCGTGCCGATTCCCCCGCGCCAAACGCCGCTGGGTGTAGCGGTGCTGAGTACGTCGCTAGAGAGCAGCTATCAATTGGTACGTCAGCACGTACTTTCTACCGTTGTAGCTTGTCTGATCTTGTTAACGATCGCTGTCATCGCTATTTTTCTCATGGTACGCAGCAATTTGCGCCCGCTGGAGTACATGGCTGTTGTAGCCTATCGGATTGCCCAAGGCGATTTATCTCAGCGGAGCAACCTCAAGCCAGGTATGAATGAAATCGGTCAACTGGCTCGCTCGTTTGATGAAATGGTCGATCGACTGCAAAGCGCCCTAGCCGTTAAAACGCAATCGGAAGACAGGTTGCGCCAGTTTTTGGCGGATGTATCGCACGAACTCCGTACACCGCTGACAGTCATTGGTGGCTATGCCGATCTGCTGCTGCGAGGAGTGGTAACAACTCCAGAAGAAAACACGCGCTTGCTGCGGGCGATGCGCCGCGAAATCAACCGTACCGAGCGACTAGTCAGAGATTTGTTATTACTGGTACGCAGCGATCGCGCGGCAACCTTTGAGATGCAAGCAGTCAATTTATCGGAGTTATGTACTGAAATTGCCGCTCAGTTTTCCCTGATGATGGGACAGCGAGTTTTCCAGAGCTATATTCCTAAGAAAGTCGTAGTACTGGGAGATCCAGACCGCATCGAACAAGTTTTGTCCAATATTTTAGATAACGCCATCCGCCATACTCCCGAACAGACGCGCATCGATCTGCGTCTAAAAGTCATTGGCAACTCGGCATGGATTGAAATTGCCGATACGGGTCGGGGCATTCCTTCCGATCTGCTAGAACACATCTTTGAACGGTTTCATTGCGGTCAGCAGCAAGGTACGGGGCTGGGTTTAGCAATTACCAGGGCGATCGTAGAAGCCCACGGCGGTACGATTATGGCGTTTAACCAGCCAAGGGGTGGCGCTTGTTTTATCGTCGAGCTGCCGTTGTATTCTGAGGAATAG
- a CDS encoding response regulator transcription factor — MMNNSGASNNLKPKHFQPERGDGSNQAIRVLVVDDEQSIIDSIELGLRYEGFEVRSVQRGYAAIDVASAWSPQLVILDGNLPDLDGFNVCRQIRRQSDVLIILLTVRDDLADKIKGLELGADDYLTKPFHFSELLARIRAALRRHLTPTSNILTAGAIALNPDTREVWCADVPVELTRKEFNLLHLLMQHPDRVLERQTILDRVWGYDYYGDTTVIEVYISNLRNKLDRDPHGLIRTVRGIGYMLKVPPGKHLSEQHLDAVAINTDNQTSL; from the coding sequence ATGATGAATAACTCAGGTGCATCGAACAATCTAAAACCAAAGCATTTCCAGCCGGAACGGGGAGATGGTAGCAACCAAGCGATTCGAGTCTTGGTTGTAGACGACGAACAATCAATTATTGACTCGATCGAACTAGGTTTGCGCTACGAAGGGTTTGAAGTGCGATCGGTTCAACGTGGCTATGCAGCGATTGATGTAGCTAGCGCATGGTCGCCACAGCTTGTCATCTTAGATGGAAACTTGCCCGATCTAGATGGCTTTAATGTCTGTCGTCAAATCCGTCGGCAGAGTGATGTATTGATTATTCTGCTAACGGTGCGGGACGACTTGGCAGACAAGATCAAAGGCTTAGAATTGGGAGCTGACGATTATCTCACTAAACCCTTTCATTTTTCCGAATTGCTTGCCCGCATTCGTGCTGCATTGCGGCGACATTTAACGCCAACGAGCAATATACTAACCGCAGGAGCGATCGCCCTGAATCCAGATACAAGAGAGGTATGGTGTGCTGACGTACCTGTCGAACTGACTCGTAAAGAGTTTAACCTGTTACACCTGCTAATGCAGCACCCCGACCGCGTTTTAGAGCGGCAAACAATTCTCGATCGCGTGTGGGGCTATGACTATTACGGTGACACAACGGTAATCGAAGTTTACATTAGCAATTTGCGAAACAAGTTAGACCGCGATCCACATGGTTTAATTCGGACTGTGCGTGGCATTGGCTATATGTTAAAAGTTCCGCCTGGAAAACATTTATCTGAACAACATTTAGATGCAGTTGCCATCAATACAGACAACCAAACCAGCTTATGA
- a CDS encoding carboxymuconolactone decarboxylase family protein → MTQLIEYEDSSDEVRAVYDDIRATRKTDEINNFWKALANHPPTLQRTWQTVREVMTIPGEIDPLMRELIYIAVSVTNGCEYCIASHTSAAYAKGMSDNMFGELMAIVATANTTNRLANGYQIPVDEQFKT, encoded by the coding sequence ATGACTCAGTTGATTGAATACGAAGATAGTAGCGATGAAGTACGTGCTGTATACGATGACATCCGTGCTACTCGTAAAACTGATGAGATTAATAACTTTTGGAAAGCATTAGCAAACCATCCACCAACTTTACAACGCACTTGGCAGACAGTAAGGGAGGTAATGACTATTCCTGGGGAAATCGATCCACTGATGCGTGAATTAATTTATATAGCTGTAAGCGTAACTAATGGTTGCGAATACTGCATCGCATCTCATACTTCGGCAGCATATGCTAAGGGAATGAGCGATAATATGTTTGGTGAATTAATGGCAATTGTCGCTACTGCAAATACGACCAATCGCCTTGCTAATGGCTATCAAATTCCAGTGGATGAGCAATTTAAGACTTGA
- a CDS encoding alpha-amylase family protein, which produces MQNLWYKNAIVYSLDVETFMDSDGDGVGDFPGLTQKLDYLAGLGITCLWLLPFYPSPNRDNGYDVMDYYGVDPRLGTLGDFVEFMHKARERGIRVIVDLVVNHTSIAHPWFQEARSDRNSKYRNYYVWSDNPPPADPKHIAFPDVEDSLWDYDDKAGAYYLHHFYKEQPDLNIANPAVREEICKIMGFWLELGVSGFRIDAAPFLIQGIGIPDAKPEDLEGFLIEMREFLVSRRADAILLAEANVDADQIGVYFGNGDKMQMLFSFLLNQHMFLALARQDAATLVEGLKILPDAHHTCQWLNFVRHHDELTLDRLQESEIQEIFQAFAPEENMQMWGRGVRRRLPPMLEGDRQRVELVYSLLLTLPGTPMLRYGEEIGMGDDLSLEGRGSVRTVMQWSSKANGGFSSAPADKLARPAIDTGEYGYQKLNVTSQQRDPNSILSWMERAIRTRKQYPEFGSGKWKIVATNEPSVFAHSSQQNGNTVIAIHNLSAQPRTITMKSAEDPHLLDVFSDRPYEQIDCHSNSIEISGYGYRWFQVN; this is translated from the coding sequence ATGCAAAATCTTTGGTACAAAAACGCGATTGTCTATTCTCTCGATGTCGAGACATTTATGGACTCGGACGGCGATGGAGTAGGCGATTTTCCAGGACTGACTCAAAAACTAGATTATCTTGCAGGGCTGGGAATCACTTGCTTGTGGTTGTTACCATTTTATCCCTCGCCCAACCGCGATAACGGTTATGACGTAATGGATTATTACGGTGTCGATCCCCGGTTGGGGACGTTGGGCGATTTTGTCGAATTCATGCACAAGGCGCGGGAACGGGGAATTAGAGTTATAGTCGATCTTGTCGTCAACCATACATCGATCGCGCATCCTTGGTTTCAAGAGGCTAGGAGCGATCGCAACTCTAAATACCGCAACTACTACGTATGGTCGGATAATCCGCCGCCAGCTGACCCCAAGCACATTGCTTTTCCCGATGTGGAAGATAGCCTTTGGGATTACGACGATAAAGCAGGAGCGTATTACTTACACCACTTTTACAAAGAACAGCCAGATTTAAATATCGCCAACCCAGCCGTGAGGGAAGAAATTTGTAAAATTATGGGCTTCTGGTTGGAATTAGGAGTCTCTGGCTTTCGGATTGATGCTGCACCTTTTTTAATTCAAGGAATTGGCATTCCAGACGCAAAGCCGGAAGATTTGGAAGGTTTCTTGATTGAAATGCGAGAGTTTCTTGTTTCGCGGCGAGCTGATGCTATTTTACTTGCTGAAGCTAATGTCGATGCCGACCAAATTGGGGTTTATTTTGGCAATGGCGACAAAATGCAGATGCTATTCAGTTTTCTGTTAAACCAGCATATGTTTTTGGCGCTGGCGCGGCAAGATGCGGCGACTCTGGTTGAGGGACTGAAGATATTACCCGACGCTCACCATACCTGTCAGTGGCTCAACTTCGTTCGCCACCATGACGAATTAACGCTCGATCGCCTGCAAGAATCTGAAATTCAGGAAATCTTTCAAGCTTTTGCTCCTGAAGAAAATATGCAGATGTGGGGGCGCGGAGTTCGGCGCAGGCTACCACCCATGCTAGAGGGCGATCGCCAGCGAGTAGAACTAGTCTACAGTCTGTTATTAACTCTACCTGGTACGCCAATGCTGCGTTATGGCGAAGAAATTGGCATGGGTGACGATCTCTCTTTAGAGGGTCGCGGCAGCGTTCGCACGGTAATGCAATGGTCAAGTAAAGCAAATGGTGGGTTCTCGTCTGCACCAGCAGACAAATTAGCGCGTCCGGCGATCGACACGGGAGAGTACGGCTACCAGAAGCTAAATGTAACTTCCCAACAGCGCGACCCTAATTCAATTCTTAGCTGGATGGAACGAGCGATTCGCACCCGCAAACAATATCCAGAATTCGGTTCTGGTAAGTGGAAAATCGTCGCCACAAATGAACCAAGCGTATTTGCTCACAGTTCTCAGCAAAATGGAAATACAGTCATCGCTATTCACAACCTATCCGCACAGCCGCGCACGATTACCATGAAATCGGCAGAAGATCCGCATTTATTAGATGTGTTTAGCGATCGCCCCTACGAACAGATAGATTGTCATTCTAACTCCATCGAAATCTCTGGCTACGGTTATCGTTGGTTTCAGGTAAATTAG
- a CDS encoding transposase family protein — translation MSLIEHLQRVRDFRTQPRYPLWVVLVLVIMGTMSGCNGYRPLADFVSRHQSLLLELLKLPNQRLPSKLDDSASHGAGGFCVSN, via the coding sequence ATGAGTTTGATTGAGCATCTGCAAAGAGTACGGGATTTTCGTACACAACCGCGTTATCCGTTGTGGGTAGTGTTAGTGTTGGTGATTATGGGCACGATGAGCGGTTGCAATGGATATCGTCCGCTAGCAGACTTCGTGTCACGCCACCAATCACTGTTGTTAGAGTTGTTGAAATTGCCGAACCAACGACTACCAAGCAAGCTCGACGATTCGGCGAGTCATGGTGCGGGTGGATTTTGTGTCTCTAACTGA
- a CDS encoding M48 family metallopeptidase, whose product MAVSPNSRMIAISKFARRTCRTWYYPVLGSMAALSISAGSPEVALSVPWAELFQQGAQVVQLYRISDRDEVELGKQINQQLLSTQFQPVRDRALNDKVNRIGQKLAQTSSRPDIPYTFQVVKDKSINAFATAGGFVYVTTGLLEAVDNEAQLAGVLAHEIGHIAARHTVEQMRQTAIAQGLANAAGVDRNKVIALGVELGVRRPRSRQAEFEADRLGFENMQRAGYDRNQMIAFLEKLRNQSSIPAFLSTHPATSDRIARLQGDDDD is encoded by the coding sequence GTGGCTGTTTCTCCCAATTCACGCATGATTGCAATTTCTAAATTCGCTCGCCGTACTTGCCGTACTTGGTATTATCCAGTACTTGGTTCGATGGCTGCATTAAGTATAAGTGCAGGTAGCCCCGAAGTAGCTTTGTCGGTTCCGTGGGCAGAATTATTCCAGCAAGGAGCGCAAGTCGTCCAACTCTACAGGATTTCTGACCGAGATGAAGTAGAGTTAGGCAAGCAAATTAACCAACAACTCCTTAGCACTCAATTTCAACCCGTGCGCGATCGCGCCTTAAACGATAAAGTCAATCGCATCGGTCAAAAATTAGCTCAAACTAGCTCTCGTCCCGATATTCCCTATACCTTTCAAGTGGTAAAGGATAAAAGCATCAATGCTTTTGCCACCGCTGGGGGTTTTGTTTACGTAACCACAGGCTTACTAGAAGCTGTAGACAACGAAGCGCAACTCGCTGGCGTATTGGCACACGAAATCGGACATATTGCAGCGCGTCATACAGTAGAGCAAATGCGACAAACTGCGATCGCTCAAGGGTTAGCAAATGCAGCAGGAGTCGATCGCAACAAAGTCATAGCCTTGGGAGTTGAACTCGGCGTGCGCCGTCCGCGCAGCCGTCAAGCAGAATTTGAAGCAGATCGGCTGGGATTTGAGAATATGCAGCGAGCTGGCTACGATCGAAATCAAATGATTGCCTTTCTAGAAAAATTACGCAACCAATCTTCAATACCAGCTTTTTTAAGTACCCACCCAGCCACCAGCGATCGCATTGCCAGACTCCAAGGGGATGACGACGATTAA
- a CDS encoding GDSL-type esterase/lipase family protein — MNALFISLSLNALALTLAILFVAKKGGVSYLRTKLSRSARNRDRLRLQVANPVYYLQRVSQFQLAPISNSDIVFLGDSITDECEWSELLENPHVKNRGISGDTTMGVLNRLEDIVSSQPAKIFIMIGINNFIHYQQSAVEILVDYQKIIVEICDRSPQTEIFIQSVLPINRAKSGLHVSDREILQLNSALQKLATEYSLTYIDLYSYLSDEQHQLKECYTLDGVHLNGQAYLIWKHVIEKYM, encoded by the coding sequence ATGAACGCTTTATTTATTTCTCTTAGCTTAAATGCTCTGGCTTTAACGTTAGCAATATTATTTGTCGCTAAAAAAGGAGGCGTTTCTTATTTACGAACGAAACTTTCAAGGTCTGCTCGAAACCGCGATCGCCTTCGTCTTCAAGTTGCCAATCCGGTCTATTACTTGCAAAGAGTTAGCCAGTTTCAACTTGCACCAATATCCAATTCAGACATCGTATTTTTGGGAGATAGTATTACTGATGAATGCGAATGGTCTGAGTTGTTAGAAAATCCTCATGTTAAAAATCGCGGCATCTCTGGCGATACTACTATGGGAGTGTTAAATCGTCTTGAGGACATTGTGAGTTCTCAGCCAGCCAAAATTTTCATAATGATTGGAATTAACAATTTTATTCATTACCAGCAATCGGCAGTAGAAATTTTGGTGGATTATCAAAAGATAATCGTTGAGATATGCGATCGCAGTCCTCAGACTGAAATCTTCATTCAAAGTGTTTTGCCAATCAATCGGGCTAAATCTGGTTTGCATGTCAGCGATCGCGAGATCTTACAATTAAATTCTGCTCTCCAAAAACTAGCAACAGAATATTCACTCACCTATATCGATTTATATTCTTATCTCTCGGACGAACAGCATCAACTAAAAGAATGTTACACGCTAGATGGAGTGCATTTAAACGGTCAGGCTTACTTGATTTGGAAGCATGTTATAGAAAAATATATGTAA
- a CDS encoding HEAT repeat domain-containing protein, producing MVLVAVKTLQHLGEEDAIDALITALQDESTAVQKIAIEALWEIANPIVVPALIPCLASPDAEIRSEARSALGELVASEHLQLLLDSLQQENFHLQSNILILLRKIHDAQCLPAIVKFFKSENPELREAAVTTLSYLNQVQRCPPVLKLMQDSDGSVRRATALTLGHLADEEAIALLTQALTTDPDWQVRRNAAKSIFIHAKPSIIFAVEKALRDEHWQVRKSAIQVLQKIPDTRLLSTLIQTLADEYSDVRKEAAIALGNLGNSDAISALQQALDDCDREVTIQAQRAIEKITLSNRLVR from the coding sequence TTGGTATTAGTTGCTGTCAAAACTCTGCAACACTTGGGAGAAGAAGATGCGATCGATGCTTTGATAACTGCTTTGCAAGACGAAAGTACTGCCGTGCAAAAAATTGCGATCGAGGCACTGTGGGAAATTGCCAATCCTATTGTAGTTCCCGCTTTAATACCATGTCTTGCTTCACCTGACGCAGAAATTCGTAGCGAAGCACGATCGGCGTTAGGCGAGTTAGTTGCTTCCGAACATCTACAACTTTTACTAGATTCCCTACAACAAGAAAACTTCCATCTCCAATCCAACATCCTGATTCTTTTACGCAAAATCCATGATGCTCAATGTTTACCTGCGATCGTCAAATTCTTCAAGTCAGAAAATCCCGAACTGCGAGAGGCGGCGGTAACGACTTTATCTTATCTAAACCAAGTTCAACGTTGTCCGCCAGTCCTAAAGCTGATGCAAGATTCTGATGGCAGTGTAAGACGTGCGACAGCTTTAACGTTGGGTCACTTGGCTGATGAAGAAGCGATCGCATTATTGACGCAAGCACTCACTACCGATCCAGATTGGCAAGTGCGTCGCAATGCCGCAAAATCGATCTTTATTCATGCTAAACCATCAATAATTTTTGCTGTCGAAAAAGCACTTAGAGACGAACACTGGCAAGTGCGAAAATCTGCCATACAGGTATTGCAGAAAATCCCTGATACTAGGTTGTTATCTACTTTGATTCAAACATTAGCGGATGAATATTCAGATGTGAGAAAAGAAGCGGCGATCGCCCTTGGTAATTTGGGTAATTCTGATGCCATAAGCGCCCTGCAACAAGCATTAGACGATTGCGATCGGGAAGTGACCATACAAGCTCAACGAGCCATTGAGAAAATTACTTTATCTAACCGATTGGTTAGATAA
- a CDS encoding AIPR family protein yields MSIIHVRQIEAKLRSLFANSIDLSDYVCKPQIEQDSAFLTRALAAFAISVATDITPEQAALCITDGFHDNGIDAVYFDNREKVLFVVQSKWRHDGTGSIERGDALKFITGIKDLINAEFNRFNDKIKNRSVEILDALSLANTRIVLLVAYTGQATLSQDISRDFNDFLKDMNDPSEVVELRVFRQGNLHGIVASGTLGAPINFDVVLKDWGQMRDPFSAYYGLVSATEVADWWNRYYPKLFMPNIRSFLGETEINQSIVETLLSEPEKFWYFNNGITALCSKIRKKPLGGNTHETGVFECLDVSIVNGAQTVGAIATANAKSADQVAKASVLIRFISLESCPEDFAIRVTRTTNTQNRIDSRDFVSLDTENQERIRTELQLEGIEYIYKAGYTVHDSRSGFDFSEAIVAVACAHSELAYAVQAKGKVSLLYEDVSKAPYKALFNPSLSSIKLWKLVQIHRAIEDQLKAERKNRQGRETMIPVHGNRFLARQVFRYLPFDNLDDPRKDIQNLLSKVSEFTIRIIDLTANAISEKYPESYLANLFRNIKKCQDIENSIDSQWQ; encoded by the coding sequence ATGAGTATTATTCATGTTCGTCAGATTGAAGCAAAGCTAAGATCGCTGTTCGCTAATTCAATTGACCTCAGTGATTATGTATGTAAACCACAAATTGAGCAAGATTCTGCTTTCTTAACTCGTGCGCTTGCTGCATTCGCAATTTCAGTTGCTACTGACATAACCCCAGAACAAGCTGCATTGTGCATAACTGATGGTTTTCATGATAACGGGATTGACGCGGTTTATTTTGATAATCGTGAAAAGGTTCTTTTTGTTGTTCAATCTAAGTGGCGGCATGATGGTACAGGTAGTATTGAACGTGGAGATGCTCTAAAATTTATTACTGGTATCAAAGATCTTATTAATGCAGAATTTAATCGCTTTAACGACAAAATTAAAAATCGCTCAGTCGAAATCCTAGATGCATTATCGCTTGCAAATACCCGAATCGTTCTTTTAGTTGCTTATACTGGTCAAGCAACATTGAGTCAGGATATTTCGCGTGATTTCAATGATTTTCTGAAAGATATGAACGATCCTTCAGAAGTTGTGGAATTAAGAGTTTTTAGGCAAGGTAACTTACATGGGATTGTTGCTAGTGGCACTTTAGGCGCACCAATTAATTTTGATGTAGTGCTCAAGGACTGGGGACAGATGAGAGATCCTTTTTCAGCGTATTACGGTCTTGTATCGGCAACTGAAGTTGCTGATTGGTGGAATAGATATTATCCAAAACTTTTTATGCCGAATATACGTTCGTTTTTGGGTGAAACGGAGATTAACCAAAGTATTGTTGAAACCTTATTATCAGAACCAGAAAAGTTCTGGTACTTTAACAATGGCATAACAGCACTATGTAGTAAGATTCGGAAGAAACCACTAGGAGGTAATACTCATGAGACAGGCGTGTTTGAATGTCTTGATGTAAGCATTGTAAACGGAGCGCAAACCGTAGGAGCTATTGCGACCGCAAACGCAAAATCAGCTGACCAAGTTGCAAAAGCATCTGTGTTAATTCGATTCATTTCACTTGAAAGTTGTCCAGAAGATTTTGCTATACGTGTTACGCGGACAACAAATACTCAGAACCGTATTGATAGTCGTGATTTTGTCTCCCTCGATACCGAAAATCAAGAGCGTATACGAACTGAGTTGCAACTGGAAGGGATCGAATATATTTACAAGGCTGGCTACACCGTTCATGATAGCAGAAGTGGTTTTGATTTTTCAGAAGCAATCGTGGCTGTTGCGTGTGCTCATTCTGAGCTTGCTTATGCAGTACAGGCAAAAGGTAAAGTTAGCTTACTCTATGAGGATGTCTCTAAAGCACCATATAAGGCTCTGTTCAATCCAAGTCTTTCTAGTATTAAGCTGTGGAAACTTGTACAGATTCATCGTGCGATAGAGGATCAACTGAAAGCTGAACGGAAAAATCGGCAGGGACGAGAAACGATGATACCTGTTCATGGCAATAGGTTCTTAGCTCGGCAAGTATTTCGGTATCTTCCTTTTGACAATCTCGACGATCCCAGAAAAGATATACAAAATCTTCTAAGCAAGGTTTCAGAGTTCACTATTCGCATAATTGATCTTACTGCAAATGCAATAAGTGAAAAGTATCCAGAGTCATACCTAGCTAATTTGTTTAGAAATATAAAAAAGTGCCAAGATATTGAGAATTCAATTGATTCACAATGGCAATAA